GCCCTTGGCGCGCAGGTCGTCGCGCACCTTGCGGGCGTAGTCCAGCTGACGGTCCGCCACGGTGACGATGGTGGCCTGCACCGGGGCCAGCCACGCCGGGAAGGCGCCGGCGAAGTGCTCGATGAGGATGGCGGTGAAGCGCTCGAAGGAGCCGAAGATGGCGCGGTGGAGGACCACCGGGCGGTGCTCGGCGTTGTCCTCGCCCACGTAGGTGAGGTCGAAGCGCTCCGGGGCCAGGTAGTCCAGCTGCATGGTGCCCAGCTGCCACTTGCGGCCAATGCTGTCGGACACGGCGAAGTCGATCTTCGGGCCGTAGAAGGCGCCGTCACCGGGGGCCAGCTCGTACGCCAGGCCCAGCGACTCCAGCGCCGCCTTGAGGCCGCCTTCCGCGCGGTCCCAGAGCGAGTCGTCGCCCAGGCGCTGCTCGGGGCGCGTGGACAGCTTCACCGCGTAGGTGAGGCCCACCGCCTTGTAGACGCGGTCCAAGAGCTGCACGAAGCGCCGCACCTCGTCGGTGATCTGGCTCTCCATGCAGTAGATGTGCGCGTCGTCCTGCGCGAACTGGCGCACGCGGGTGAGGCCGCCCAGGGAGCCCGCCGCCTCGTTGCGGTGGAGCACGTCCTGGGTGTGCAGGCGCAGGGGCAGGTCGCGGTAGCTGTGCTTCTTGAAGCCGTAGAACAGGTGGTGCGACGGGCAGTTCATCGGCTTGAGGGAGAAGTCGTGCTCGCCGGACTCGCTGTCGAGCACCAGGAACATGTTCTCCTTGTACTTGCCCCAGTGGCCGCTCGTCTCCCAGAGGCCCTTGTTGAACATCAGGGGCGTCTTGATCTCCACGTAGCCGTCACCGGCCGTGAGCGAGCGCATCCAGTCCGACAGCGTCTGGTAGAGCGCCGTGCCCTTGGGCGTCCAGAAGGCCGCGCCCGGCGAGTACGGGTGGAAATGGAAGAGGTCCAGCTCCTTGCCCAGCTTGCGGTGGTCGCGCTTGCGCGCCTCTTCGATGCGCGTGAGGTAGGCGTCCAGGGCCTTCTTGTCGAAGAAGGCCGTGCCGTACACGCGCTGGAGCATGGGGTTGCGGTGGTCGCCGCGCCAGTACGCGCCGCTGGAGGAGAGGATCTTGATGACGCCGATCTTCCCCGTGCTGGGCGCGTGGGGCCCCAAGCAGAAGTCCACCCAGTCGCCGTGGGTGTAGAGCG
This DNA window, taken from Corallococcus coralloides DSM 2259, encodes the following:
- the thrS gene encoding threonine--tRNA ligase, which codes for MSESITVTLPDGSQKQTARGTTIADFVKGSIGVGLAKAALFARVNGQDMDLARTLDEDAKLQIFTSKSPEGLDLIRHDAAHVVASAVQKLFPGTQVTIGPATEEGFYYDFFREKPFTPEELEKIEAAANAELKQDMPFVRTEISMEDAIKLFEEKGEKFKVEIVKDIAAKGAKTLTLYTHGDWVDFCLGPHAPSTGKIGVIKILSSSGAYWRGDHRNPMLQRVYGTAFFDKKALDAYLTRIEEARKRDHRKLGKELDLFHFHPYSPGAAFWTPKGTALYQTLSDWMRSLTAGDGYVEIKTPLMFNKGLWETSGHWGKYKENMFLVLDSESGEHDFSLKPMNCPSHHLFYGFKKHSYRDLPLRLHTQDVLHRNEAAGSLGGLTRVRQFAQDDAHIYCMESQITDEVRRFVQLLDRVYKAVGLTYAVKLSTRPEQRLGDDSLWDRAEGGLKAALESLGLAYELAPGDGAFYGPKIDFAVSDSIGRKWQLGTMQLDYLAPERFDLTYVGEDNAEHRPVVLHRAIFGSFERFTAILIEHFAGAFPAWLAPVQATIVTVADRQLDYARKVRDDLRAKGFRVELDERGMTLNAKIREAQMQKVPFTLVVGDNEVEAGAVAPRRYGGEDLKTMKYADFEALLAKEATLP